The Apium graveolens cultivar Ventura chromosome 10, ASM990537v1, whole genome shotgun sequence nucleotide sequence TTCTTGAAACAGTATTTCTCTTTTTCCATTTGTACAATTTTTACTACTATCACCTAACGGCATAGAAAAAGTTGATCATTGTCATTGATCATTAACCCTGTCTCTACTTCCACGCCTTCATCATAACTCATATACAATGTTTATATATGTAGTTCTTTCTTTTATGCAAAATGTTTACACTTGCTTTACTCAACCTCTCTAATCATACATCCAAAGGCACGCACCCCTTTGTCAAATTCGATCTTTTTGCAATCCTGTTCTTTATTAAAGCAAGTAAAGCTTAGCTCTTCTTCAGTATCTAAGTCACATTTCTTGGTTTTCTTTCCTTCATGGGCCTGCATTCTCTTGTTTGGTTTGAGATTTTACTTCTCTTTGGTTGTTACAGATATGCTCTCAGTGATCAAAATGGTGAGTATTTCCCACTTGTTTAAATCTCTTAGTTAAACATGCACTTCAAGAACTGGTTACTACATTGTTTGTTTTTTTTTGATGAGTTATGGTCCCAGTTATGCAATTTCGTGATTAGTTAAGCTCTTGCTTGGATATTATCATTTCCACCATTCAGATTTTTATTAGTGATAGTCTGGCATTTTGATGGATCatttttattacttagtattgCTTATATGGTGCTCGTGGATCAGGTTTCTTGAGTTTGTCATGTGGAGGAACTGTGAATTTTGTCGATTCTTCCAACATTACTTGGACACCAGATAGTACTTATGTGACTACTGGCACAATAAGCACTGCTAATTTACCTGAGGGCAACTCCTCATCAAATATTCCAATTCGTTTTTTCCCCGAGTCCAAAGGCCGAAAGTGCTACTGGCTACCAATAAAGAACGTGTCATCACTTGTTCTTGTTCGAACTAAGTTTGTGTACAAAAACTACGATGGACTTGCAAAATCCCCTATATTTTCTGTCTCTCTTGGAACAGCTATGGCTACCACAATAAACCTTGCCAATGCTGATCCTTGGACAGAAGAATTTTTATGGCAAGTAAACAAAGACTATCTCTCTCTGTGTTTGAATTCCATCCCAGATGGTGGATTTCCTGTCATTTCATCAGTTGAAATCCGCCCACTTCCTGAAGGAGCTTACGCAAGTAGCTTGCAAAATTCACCTAATAAATCACTTCGGAAGTGCTATCGCATCAACTGTGGTTATACAAATGGATCTCTGCGGTATGAAATTTTCACTTTACAAATTTCTTGTGCATCAAGTCTACGAAATAATGGCACACGAGTTTAAATGTTTGTTTGATTATAGGTACCCTTTGGATCCGTACGATCGGATATGGGATGCTGATCAGAATTATACTCCCTTTCACTTATCAACTAGCTTTGATATTCAAAGCAACTTTAACTTATCAAGTAACAATCAGAGTCTTCCATCGTCTGTTCTTCAAACTGCGAGAGTCTTGACAAGAAGAGATGACTTGACATATAATCTTCCTCTTAGTAGCATACTAGGAGATTATAGTATAGTTCTCTATTTTGCTGGCATTCTTCCTGTGTCCCCTACATTTGATGTGTTAATTGATGGAGGTCTTTTACAGTCAAACTATACGGTGAAGAGTGGGGAGGTCAGTAACTTATCTCTCACAGTATACGGAATCAATAACATGAACATCACATTGAAAAGTACAAGTTTCTACCCTCTACTTAGTGCAATTGAGGTCTTCGAGATTGTATACATTCCTGCAGCTTCTTCTTCAACAACAGGTACTTCTtttttgttgttaaatatcaacaACAGGGTTTGTTACCTTTTTCATGTAATGCAAGGTTTAATAATGCAAAGATATATGTCTTTCAAATAAAATTCTATATCTGAGGACTATATCTAGAACAATTTCCTTTTTCAGTTTCAGCACTGCAGGTTATTCAAAAATCGACTGGTTTAGATCTGGGATGGGAAGATGATCCCTGCTATCCATTGCCATGGGATCATATTGGCTGCACAGGCAGTTTAGTTACTTCACTGTATGTGTCTAAGTGTTGTTCCATAATTTCTTTTGTTCATGATGAAAATAAATTGGACTTACATTTTATAGTTTATAAGCTTTGCTTTCCAAATCTCCACTCAGGGATCTCTCTAATATTATCTTGAGATCAATTGGCCCTAGATTTGGTGATCTactggatcttcaaaccctgtAAGATTTTTGATTTTACATTATGGCGGTGCTGTTTAGCACTCTTATAGGTTTCATCTTCCACTATATCTAAAGTTTTTCGCACCATACTGACAGAGATTTGCATAATACATCACTTGCTGGAGCTATTCAAAACCTGGGTAGCctgcaacaacttcaaaaactGTAATGCTTGTAAGCTAATGTTCCAATAACATAGTTCTCGATTCATTCCTGAAGCACTAAATAAAATTTGCCTCTGCAGCAATCTAAGTTTCAATCAGCTGAAATCCTTTGGTTCAGAGCTAGAAGACTTGGTTAATCTTCAAGTATTGTAAGTTTGAGGATTTAAGTCTATTTGATTTGGAAGGATTAATTTTTCTTCCCGTGTAAACTAACCACTGGAAATGTCAATAGTACTGAATCTTTATATTGTTATATGAAGGGACTTGCGGAATAATAGTTTAGATAGTATAGTCCCAGACAGCTTGGGACAGTTAAAGAACCTTCACCTTCTGTAAGTACAACAGCACAAAGCATATGTTTCTTTAGCATTTATTGACTTAATACCTGTTATGTATGAAGCTAACCTCAATTCCTTACCTTATTTATAGAAATTTGGAGAATAACAAACTGCAAGGCACCCTTCCTCAATCATTGAACCGCCAAAATGTGGATATTAGGTCTGTGGATGACAATGTTATGGCATACATTGTTTCAACAAGTGACTGTATCTGACAGATCGTTTCTGTGCAGAACATCAGGAAATTTATGCGTCTCTTTTTCCATGTCCACGTGCAACGATGCTGATGTGTCAAGAAACTCTTCAATAGAAGCGCCTCAAGTTACACTCTTTACCTCGACAAAGAAGCATAGTGGCCACCTCCATATAGCATTATTACTTGCAGCAGTTGTAGGAGTTATATTTGCACTTGTCATTGTTTGTATTGCAGTGTTCTTGTATCTGAGGAGAAAGGACAAAGAAGTCACTTATAAAGAAAGTATGAATTTACCTGCACCAGTTTGCCAGATTCTATTAATCCTTTATTCTCCCGAGACTTGATTTATATAAATTTGAGCAGGCATGGATATGCGGGATTGCATTGCTGCAAAATCATACTCCTACAAGGACATTAAAACAGCTACAAAGAATTTTAAGGAAGTTATAGGCAGAGGTAGTTTTGGATCAGTCTTTGTTGGAAAATTTTCTAATGGAAAGCAAGTAGCTGTGAAAGTGCGATATGATAGTAGTCAACTTGGGGCTGATGCATTTATCAATGAGGTGTATACACAAACCTTATTTGGAATCAAAAAGTTTTTATTATATGATGGTTTGAtgttttcatttatttat carries:
- the LOC141689616 gene encoding putative LRR receptor-like serine/threonine-protein kinase At5g48740 gives rise to the protein MGLHSLVWFEILLLFGCYRYALSDQNGFLSLSCGGTVNFVDSSNITWTPDSTYVTTGTISTANLPEGNSSSNIPIRFFPESKGRKCYWLPIKNVSSLVLVRTKFVYKNYDGLAKSPIFSVSLGTAMATTINLANADPWTEEFLWQVNKDYLSLCLNSIPDGGFPVISSVEIRPLPEGAYASSLQNSPNKSLRKCYRINCGYTNGSLRYPLDPYDRIWDADQNYTPFHLSTSFDIQSNFNLSSNNQSLPSSVLQTARVLTRRDDLTYNLPLSSILGDYSIVLYFAGILPVSPTFDVLIDGGLLQSNYTVKSGEVSNLSLTVYGINNMNITLKSTSFYPLLSAIEVFEIVYIPAASSSTTVSALQVIQKSTGLDLGWEDDPCYPLPWDHIGCTGSLVTSLDLSNIILRSIGPRFGDLLDLQTLDLHNTSLAGAIQNLGSLQQLQKLNLSFNQLKSFGSELEDLVNLQVLDLRNNSLDSIVPDSLGQLKNLHLLNLENNKLQGTLPQSLNRQNVDIRTSGNLCVSFSMSTCNDADVSRNSSIEAPQVTLFTSTKKHSGHLHIALLLAAVVGVIFALVIVCIAVFLYLRRKDKEVTYKESMDMRDCIAAKSYSYKDIKTATKNFKEVIGRGSFGSVFVGKFSNGKQVAVKVRYDSSQLGADAFINEVCLLSQIRHQNLVSLEGFCHESKQQILVYEYLPGGSLADKLYGAKSKKTTLGWGRRLKIAVDAAKALDYLHNGSEPRIIHRDVKSSNILLDKEMNAKVCDFGLSKQVTQADASHVTTVVKGTAGYLDPEYYATQQLTEKSDIFSFGVVLLELICGREPLSRAGAPDSFNLVLWAKPYLQAGAFEIVDEQLKGTFAEESMHKAAAIAARSVERDAAQRPNIAEVLAELKEAYSIQLSYLATAGTVS